The following proteins are co-located in the Streptomyces sp. DT2A-34 genome:
- a CDS encoding ABC transporter substrate-binding protein → MTTIRSRALAGAAVALSLSLALTACGGGDDTDSAAKPSTEGKVNLEFWSWTEGIEAQVKVWNKEHPETQVKFVNAAGDTVYQKLRAAVTSGNAPCLSKMDGMNLANFAADGLLTDITKVAAPYKSRYTVPAWNSVSPGGATYGIPTGSSPLFTAYRADLFEKYGIKAPKTWDDLIAAGKAVQKKDKNVKIYNMAGEDPSTLVDLSWQAGAQWYKVDGDHWVIDFTSPEALKAGDVVQKLVDNNLASNASYADPGVFKTWDLGKTILMTTSTWQLPIYDTNFPKSKGKWQLADAPLFDTAQPQTSSNFDVTAVLKGCKYPDRAAQFAAWLSSSKESLTALTDPASKSGLFPAANDVSPYVDKIIPTDMFNGKSDSANVITTAASRVGDQWQYGPNYASMYSEMQKQWGKVMKKELTVKEMLTHLQQWTLADLKEKGVNAVAGG, encoded by the coding sequence ATGACCACCATCCGTTCAAGAGCGCTCGCCGGCGCGGCCGTGGCACTCTCGCTCTCCCTCGCCCTGACCGCGTGCGGCGGCGGTGACGACACCGACTCGGCCGCCAAGCCCAGCACCGAGGGCAAGGTGAACCTGGAGTTCTGGAGCTGGACCGAGGGCATCGAGGCCCAGGTCAAGGTCTGGAACAAGGAGCACCCCGAGACGCAGGTCAAGTTCGTCAACGCGGCCGGCGACACCGTCTACCAGAAGCTCAGGGCAGCGGTGACCTCCGGCAACGCCCCCTGTCTGTCCAAGATGGACGGGATGAACCTGGCGAACTTCGCCGCCGACGGACTGCTCACCGACATCACCAAGGTCGCCGCCCCGTACAAGTCCCGGTACACCGTCCCGGCCTGGAACTCCGTGAGCCCCGGCGGTGCCACCTACGGCATCCCCACCGGCTCCTCGCCCCTGTTCACCGCCTATCGCGCGGACCTGTTCGAGAAGTACGGCATCAAGGCGCCCAAGACCTGGGATGACCTGATCGCGGCGGGCAAGGCGGTGCAGAAGAAGGACAAGAACGTCAAGATCTACAACATGGCGGGTGAGGACCCGAGCACACTGGTCGACCTGTCCTGGCAGGCCGGGGCCCAGTGGTACAAGGTCGACGGCGACCACTGGGTCATCGACTTCACCTCGCCCGAGGCGCTCAAGGCGGGTGACGTCGTCCAGAAGCTGGTCGACAACAACCTCGCCTCGAACGCCTCGTACGCCGACCCGGGCGTCTTCAAGACCTGGGACCTCGGCAAGACGATCCTGATGACCACGTCCACCTGGCAGCTGCCGATCTACGACACCAACTTCCCCAAGTCCAAGGGCAAGTGGCAGCTCGCGGACGCCCCCCTGTTCGACACCGCCCAGCCGCAGACCTCCAGCAACTTCGACGTAACGGCCGTACTGAAGGGCTGCAAGTACCCGGACCGCGCCGCACAGTTCGCTGCCTGGCTGTCCAGCAGCAAGGAGTCGCTGACCGCACTCACTGACCCCGCGTCGAAGTCCGGCCTCTTCCCGGCGGCCAACGACGTTTCCCCGTACGTCGACAAGATCATCCCGACCGACATGTTCAACGGGAAGTCCGACAGCGCGAACGTGATCACCACGGCCGCCTCCCGAGTCGGCGATCAGTGGCAGTACGGGCCGAACTACGCCTCCATGTACTCCGAGATGCAGAAGCAGTGGGGCAAGGTCATGAAGAAGGAGCTCACCGTCAAGGAGATGCTGACGCACCTTCAGCAGTGGACGCTCGCGGACCTGAAGGAAAAGGGAGTCAACGCCGTCGCAGGCGGCTGA
- a CDS encoding carbohydrate ABC transporter permease, translated as MSTLTRPPKVAANSPARRTSPRRPGRRGAYKGVLFALPFLVGFLFTYVLPIAYAFSQSLREKKSSGIGFGPTKVVYTGFSNFATILSDSAFWSSMLRTLLFGAVQITVMLGISLLLALLLDGVAARAVRFFRAGLLIPYVVPSVVSTLMWLFLYSPTISPIIDLADRAGMHLSLFGGLNTYLSLGNLLTWQGIGFNMILISASLQALPRELYEAARLDGAREWRIAWSIKVPNITGILVLTGMFSLIGRLQLFAEPLLLRYVAPESIGTDFTPMMEIFDKAFKTGNYQYAAAESLVLAVVTGILAFVFYRVTNRKMS; from the coding sequence GTGTCCACCCTGACGCGACCCCCCAAGGTCGCCGCCAACTCCCCGGCCCGGCGGACCTCCCCCCGCCGGCCGGGGAGGCGCGGAGCCTACAAGGGCGTGCTGTTCGCGCTGCCCTTCCTCGTGGGCTTCCTGTTCACCTACGTCCTGCCGATCGCGTACGCCTTCAGCCAGAGCCTGCGCGAGAAGAAGAGCAGCGGCATCGGCTTCGGCCCGACCAAGGTCGTCTACACGGGCTTCTCCAACTTCGCGACGATCCTGTCCGACAGCGCCTTCTGGTCGAGCATGCTGCGCACTCTGCTCTTCGGAGCCGTGCAGATCACCGTCATGCTCGGGATCTCGCTGCTACTGGCGCTGCTCCTCGACGGCGTGGCGGCTCGCGCGGTCCGGTTCTTCCGCGCCGGGCTGCTCATCCCGTACGTCGTCCCGAGTGTCGTCTCCACCCTGATGTGGCTGTTCCTCTACAGCCCCACGATCAGCCCGATCATCGACCTGGCCGACCGTGCGGGGATGCACCTCTCCCTGTTCGGCGGTCTCAACACCTATCTCTCGCTGGGCAATCTGCTCACCTGGCAGGGCATCGGCTTCAACATGATCCTGATCTCCGCCTCACTGCAGGCCCTGCCCCGCGAGCTGTACGAGGCGGCCCGGCTCGACGGGGCCCGCGAGTGGCGGATCGCCTGGTCGATCAAGGTGCCGAACATCACCGGGATCCTGGTGCTCACTGGCATGTTCTCGCTGATCGGCCGGCTCCAGCTGTTCGCCGAGCCACTGCTGCTGAGGTATGTGGCGCCGGAGTCCATCGGTACCGACTTCACGCCGATGATGGAGATCTTCGACAAGGCGTTCAAGACCGGCAACTATCAGTACGCCGCCGCCGAGTCGCTGGTTCTCGCCGTCGTCACCGGCATCCTCGCCTTCGTCTTCTACCGCGTCACGAACAGGAAGATGTCATGA
- a CDS encoding carbohydrate ABC transporter permease, whose protein sequence is MSSATEAVRATRATGSSGGGVRPSRGAVALTTGLLIVFLLYSIAPTWFLLVSSTKNQTDLYSTFGLWFSSNHFADNFTAIWDYHDGVFGRWIGNSLLYSTVGAAGSTFVSLAAGYGISKFGFRGRGAMFAVIVGASLLPSTLLAFPLYLVFSEIGLTNTVWAVLIPYFINPFGVYLGKVYADTSVPTELMEAARIDGASETRIFFSVALNLMRTGGVTIFMLDFINIWNNFFLPLFMLNGERTFPVTLGLFSWVQQAQQSRDMNTLVLTGSLLSIIPLAIFMFALQKYWRSGILMGSLK, encoded by the coding sequence ATGAGCAGCGCCACCGAGGCCGTCCGCGCCACCCGGGCCACCGGCTCCTCCGGAGGCGGGGTGCGTCCCTCCCGCGGCGCGGTGGCCCTGACCACCGGCCTGCTGATCGTCTTCCTGCTGTACTCGATCGCGCCCACCTGGTTCCTCCTGGTGTCCTCCACCAAGAACCAGACCGACCTGTACTCCACGTTCGGCCTGTGGTTCTCCTCCAACCACTTCGCCGACAACTTCACCGCGATCTGGGACTACCACGACGGCGTCTTCGGACGCTGGATCGGCAACTCCCTCCTCTACTCAACGGTCGGCGCGGCCGGCTCCACCTTCGTCTCGCTCGCCGCCGGCTACGGCATCTCGAAGTTCGGCTTCCGGGGCCGGGGGGCGATGTTCGCTGTCATCGTCGGCGCGTCCCTGTTGCCCAGCACCCTGCTCGCGTTCCCGCTGTATCTCGTCTTCTCGGAGATCGGGCTCACCAACACCGTGTGGGCCGTGCTGATCCCGTACTTCATCAACCCGTTCGGGGTCTATCTCGGCAAGGTGTACGCCGACACCTCGGTGCCCACCGAGCTGATGGAGGCCGCCCGCATCGACGGGGCCAGCGAGACGCGGATCTTCTTCTCGGTCGCGCTGAATCTCATGCGCACCGGCGGCGTCACGATCTTCATGCTCGACTTCATCAACATCTGGAACAACTTCTTCCTGCCCCTGTTCATGCTCAACGGCGAGCGCACCTTCCCCGTCACCCTGGGCCTGTTCTCCTGGGTGCAGCAGGCGCAGCAGTCCCGAGACATGAACACGCTCGTCCTCACCGGTTCACTGCTGTCGATCATTCCGCTGGCGATCTTCATGTTCGCGCTCCAGAAGTACTGGCGCAGCGGAATCCTCATGGGCAGCCTCAAGTAA